In Brevundimonas sp. SGAir0440, one DNA window encodes the following:
- a CDS encoding alpha/beta hydrolase: MTLRSHLVEFAPPQQAAVRRINAVLARAPRLRTDGWRIDAGQRLSVWLDAAAGRVTTPRLKKRGVTVEIVHTDGDHPVPLRILHPTGTPRAVILDIHGGGWVLGSAGLNDRLNAHLAHHGFCVVSVDYRLLSERRQIYIDAAIADCLAAAYWTVTNVDRLGASTLFLAGESAGGHLAALTAVALRDKGLIDLVKGCVFTYGVFDLSGTESVRSAGPETLLFNGPTMQADLARLAPDRDEAALRRPDVSPLYADLTGLPPALFLAGEQDPLFEDSLLMATRWGEASDADLIRVPETPHGFLHFGGPAARGARKAIRTWLNARL; encoded by the coding sequence ATGACCCTGCGCAGCCACCTTGTCGAGTTCGCCCCGCCCCAGCAGGCGGCGGTGCGGCGGATCAACGCCGTCCTCGCCCGCGCGCCGCGGTTGCGCACCGACGGCTGGCGGATCGATGCCGGCCAGCGGCTGTCGGTATGGCTGGACGCCGCCGCCGGTCGGGTCACCACGCCACGCCTGAAGAAGCGCGGCGTCACGGTCGAGATCGTCCACACGGACGGCGACCACCCCGTCCCCTTGCGCATCCTACACCCCACAGGCACGCCGCGCGCCGTCATTCTGGACATCCACGGCGGCGGCTGGGTGCTGGGCAGCGCCGGGCTGAACGACCGGCTGAACGCCCATCTGGCCCACCACGGCTTCTGCGTCGTCTCGGTGGACTATCGCCTGCTGTCCGAGCGGCGCCAAATCTATATCGACGCCGCCATCGCCGACTGTCTGGCCGCCGCCTATTGGACCGTGACCAACGTCGATCGACTGGGCGCCTCGACCCTGTTTCTGGCGGGCGAATCCGCCGGCGGTCATCTGGCGGCCCTGACCGCCGTCGCCCTGCGCGACAAGGGGCTGATTGATTTGGTGAAGGGCTGCGTCTTCACCTACGGCGTCTTCGACTTGTCGGGCACCGAAAGCGTGCGCTCTGCCGGACCGGAAACCCTGCTGTTCAACGGCCCTACGATGCAGGCCGATCTGGCGCGCCTGGCGCCGGATCGCGACGAGGCGGCCTTGCGCCGGCCCGACGTCTCGCCCCTGTATGCCGACCTGACCGGCCTGCCGCCCGCCCTGTTCCTCGCCGGCGAACAGGATCCCCTTTTCGAGGACAGTTTGTTGATGGCCACGCGCTGGGGCGAGGCGTCGGACGCCGACCTGATCCGCGTGCCCGAGACCCCGCACGGCTTCCTGCATTTCGGCGGCCCAGCCGCGCGCGGCGCCCGCAAGGCGATCCGCACCTGGCTGAACGCCCGGCTCTAG
- a CDS encoding ABC-F family ATP-binding cassette domain-containing protein, with product MAARPPLVALKDVRLQDGQRPLFDGVDLAVEPRSRAALVGRNGAGKSTLMKVVMGLIEPDSGDRSIQSAMRFAYVPQEPVITGETLLDYASSGEAETWTAESWLETFGLNPAKSTQGLSGGETRRAALAKAFAEEPDLLLLDEPTNHLDILAIELLENELIQARFALLVVSHDRAFLNRVTNTVHWLEGRRVRTLNKGFVEFDEWSSKVLEEEAESLRRLTKTIERETATFYSSITARRSRNEGRARSLQALRAERAEKMKDVPRELYLGVDSGSTSGKLVAEIKHVSKGFNGRTLFKDLTTRIIRGDRLGIVGPNGAGKTTLVKTLLGELAPDEGTVRMGANLEPVYLDQSREGLKSDMTLWDALTPGGGDSILVRGVSKHVAAYAKDFLFSEAQLRQPISTLSGGERNRLLLARALAKPANMLILDEPTNDLDMDTLDKLEELLEGYDGTLILVSHDRDFIDRLSTSTLALNGRGDIVETPGGWTDFIRQNPGFLQPGATPRPQDKAAAQRAAAAPPPVVAPKKTAKLSFKDAHRLKELEALIDALPATIAKHDATLADPGLYARDPKAFDAAMKAAEKARAELESAELEWLELEEKKAALAG from the coding sequence ATGGCAGCCAGACCCCCTCTCGTCGCACTCAAGGACGTCCGTCTTCAGGACGGCCAGCGCCCCCTCTTCGACGGCGTCGACCTTGCGGTCGAACCGCGCAGCCGCGCCGCCCTGGTGGGGCGCAACGGCGCGGGCAAGTCCACCCTGATGAAGGTCGTCATGGGCCTGATCGAGCCGGACAGCGGCGACCGCTCGATCCAGTCCGCCATGCGCTTCGCCTATGTGCCGCAAGAGCCGGTCATCACTGGGGAAACTTTGCTGGACTATGCGTCGTCGGGCGAGGCGGAGACCTGGACGGCCGAAAGCTGGCTGGAGACCTTCGGCCTGAACCCTGCGAAGTCGACCCAAGGCCTGTCGGGGGGCGAAACCCGCCGTGCGGCGCTGGCCAAGGCCTTCGCCGAAGAACCCGATCTGCTGCTGCTGGACGAGCCGACCAACCACCTCGACATCCTGGCCATCGAACTGCTGGAGAACGAGCTGATCCAGGCCCGGTTCGCCCTGCTGGTCGTCAGCCACGATCGCGCCTTTCTGAACCGCGTCACCAACACCGTCCACTGGCTTGAGGGCCGCCGGGTCCGCACCCTGAACAAGGGCTTCGTCGAGTTCGACGAATGGTCCTCCAAGGTGCTGGAGGAAGAGGCCGAATCCCTGCGTCGCCTGACCAAGACCATCGAGCGCGAGACCGCCACCTTCTACTCCTCCATCACCGCCCGCCGCAGCCGCAACGAGGGCCGCGCCCGCTCGCTTCAGGCGCTGCGCGCCGAACGCGCCGAGAAGATGAAGGACGTGCCGCGCGAGCTTTATCTCGGCGTCGATTCCGGCTCGACCTCGGGCAAGCTGGTCGCCGAGATCAAGCATGTCTCAAAGGGCTTCAACGGCCGCACCCTGTTCAAGGACCTGACCACCCGCATCATCCGCGGCGACCGCCTGGGCATCGTCGGCCCCAACGGCGCGGGCAAGACCACCCTGGTCAAGACCCTGCTGGGCGAACTGGCGCCCGACGAAGGCACCGTGCGCATGGGCGCGAACCTGGAGCCGGTCTATCTGGACCAGTCGCGCGAGGGGCTGAAGTCGGACATGACCCTCTGGGACGCCCTGACGCCGGGCGGCGGCGACAGCATTCTGGTGCGCGGCGTGTCCAAACACGTCGCCGCCTACGCCAAGGACTTCCTGTTCTCCGAGGCCCAGCTGCGCCAGCCGATCTCGACGCTGTCCGGCGGCGAGCGCAACCGCCTGCTGCTGGCCCGCGCCCTGGCGAAACCCGCCAATATGCTGATCCTCGACGAACCGACCAACGACCTGGACATGGACACGCTGGACAAGCTGGAGGAGCTGCTGGAGGGCTATGACGGCACCCTGATCCTGGTCTCCCACGACCGCGACTTCATCGACCGCCTGTCCACCTCGACCCTGGCCCTGAACGGGCGGGGCGACATCGTCGAGACCCCCGGCGGCTGGACCGACTTCATCCGCCAGAACCCCGGTTTCCTCCAGCCCGGCGCGACCCCCCGCCCCCAGGACAAGGCCGCCGCCCAGCGCGCCGCCGCGGCGCCCCCGCCCGTCGTCGCCCCCAAGAAGACCGCCAAACTCTCCTTCAAGGACGCCCACCGCCTGAAGGAGCTGGAAGCCTTGATCGATGCGTTGCCCGCGACCATCGCCAAACACGACGCGACCCTGGCCGACCCCGGCCTCTACGCTCGCGACCCCAAGGCCTTCGACGCCGCCATGAAGGCCGCCGAAAAGGCCCGCGCCGAGCTGGAATCCGCCGAACTGGAATGGCTGGAGCTGGAAGAGAAGAAGGCGGCCCTGGCGGGATAA
- a CDS encoding TetR/AcrR family transcriptional regulator encodes MDSTTRRRAPDDTRAEIIEKALEVAAELGASGFTLDAVAARTSVSKGALLHHFPSKIALLEGMVDHLGRMHTDTILAEAARDPEPYGRNARAYLRATVNEPVTPQDVSIGRVIMAACAIDPALAQRWNGWIDKVKVDDPSDPVGADDALMLRLIADGLWMSDLFGTHAVSPEQRQALLSLLTPGHPITANDA; translated from the coding sequence ATGGATAGCACCACCCGCCGTCGCGCGCCTGACGACACCCGCGCCGAGATTATCGAAAAGGCGCTGGAGGTCGCCGCCGAGCTGGGTGCGTCAGGCTTTACGCTGGATGCGGTGGCGGCGCGGACGAGCGTCAGCAAGGGCGCCTTGCTGCATCATTTCCCCAGCAAGATCGCGCTGTTGGAAGGCATGGTCGATCATCTGGGGCGGATGCATACGGACACGATCCTGGCTGAGGCGGCGCGCGATCCCGAACCCTATGGCCGGAATGCGCGGGCCTATCTGAGGGCGACGGTCAATGAGCCGGTGACGCCGCAGGACGTCAGCATCGGTCGGGTCATCATGGCCGCCTGCGCCATCGATCCGGCGTTGGCGCAGCGCTGGAACGGCTGGATCGACAAGGTGAAGGTGGACGATCCCAGCGATCCGGTCGGGGCGGACGATGCCCTGATGCTGAGGCTGATCGCAGACGGGCTGTGGATGTCGGACCTGTTCGGCACCCATGCGGTGTCGCCGGAACAGAGACAGGCGCTGCTGTCGCTGCTGACGCCCGGCCATCCGATCACGGCGAACGACGCGTGA
- a CDS encoding multidrug efflux SMR transporter, with the protein MSLVTWAALLGAIALEVAGTTMLQASQQFTRAWPTAGMAVCYGLAFYLLSIALRQMPVGIAYAIWSGLGVVLISVIGTVVFRQRLDLPAMVGLAMIVGGVVVINLFSKTVGH; encoded by the coding sequence GTGAGTCTCGTGACGTGGGCCGCGCTGCTGGGCGCCATCGCGCTGGAGGTGGCGGGCACGACGATGCTGCAGGCCTCGCAGCAGTTTACGCGGGCCTGGCCCACGGCGGGTATGGCGGTCTGCTACGGCCTGGCCTTTTACCTGCTGTCGATCGCCTTGCGGCAGATGCCGGTGGGGATCGCCTATGCGATCTGGAGCGGGCTAGGGGTGGTGCTGATCTCGGTGATCGGGACGGTGGTGTTCCGCCAGCGGCTGGACCTGCCGGCCATGGTCGGGCTGGCGATGATCGTCGGCGGGGTCGTGGTGATCAACCTGTTCTCCAAGACGGTGGGGCATTGA
- a CDS encoding YcgN family cysteine cluster protein yields MQPYWETKTLTEMSPSEWEGLCDGCGLCCVIRFEDEDTGEVIPTRVHCKLFDPKACACSDYANRKAQVPDCIKLTPGNIEALEWMPKSCAYRRLHEGRPLAKWHHLISGSRETVHTAGVSVRGQTISELSLAEPEDALDFEAPEWAVERGRE; encoded by the coding sequence ATGCAGCCCTACTGGGAAACCAAGACCCTGACCGAGATGTCGCCTTCCGAGTGGGAGGGGCTGTGCGACGGGTGTGGGCTGTGCTGCGTGATCCGGTTCGAGGACGAGGATACGGGCGAGGTCATTCCGACGCGGGTGCATTGCAAGCTGTTCGACCCCAAGGCCTGCGCCTGTTCGGACTATGCGAACCGCAAGGCCCAGGTGCCGGACTGCATCAAGCTGACGCCCGGCAATATCGAGGCGTTGGAGTGGATGCCCAAGTCGTGCGCCTATCGCCGGCTGCACGAGGGGCGGCCGCTGGCGAAATGGCATCATCTGATCTCGGGCAGTCGCGAGACGGTGCATACGGCGGGCGTGTCGGTGCGGGGGCAGACGATCTCGGAGCTGTCCCTGGCCGAGCCGGAGGATGCGCTGGATTTCGAGGCGCCGGAATGGGCGGTCGAGCGGGGCCGGGAGTGA